In one window of Henckelia pumila isolate YLH828 chromosome 1, ASM3356847v2, whole genome shotgun sequence DNA:
- the LOC140861744 gene encoding uncharacterized protein: protein MGKVCDRMRRVVLGELRLQKRGEDGDSQFFNRGAFSKMVKAKASELLSLRQGSMSIDEYQHKFFEMFPYCPQISCSTEAKYNLFLQGLNPKIHDRVSVGDDMTYEGLVSQYLQAEDSIHRNRSGGVMHFGRKGQCNYCGKNHPSDKCHKAAEAFFGCVEIDHMKKDCPQAGELVLDLRSPYNRDHQGNLQEYALSKRLLLGFTLEFEGNVLSANLMVLAIEDFNCILGIDMLTTYRASVGCYQKLVQFHPVGGDNWFFYGETARPPMLLVSALKACRDLKSGGKDYLIYAIDFSTESIGIEDLPVVNEFPDVFLHEIPGFSPVREVEFGIELMLGTSSISREPYHLAPSEMRELKNQLQDLLDKGYIRPRAVNLTADSLSHKVRVSSLQTCLVSSIRDAQMSNPKTQRLARLSKDDSMSKFHYEVDGFLCLSGRIVALYDRRCRTPLFWEEVGERQVEGPELVQRDADIVDQIRKRFRTAQDCQSSYENTKRRPLILRFGLKRKLSPRFIGPFEILESVGDLVYIQVLPPYLSSIHDVFHVSLLKRYVADEPHIFQPSKVQLDTYLTDMERPLRIMGHKDKVLHNKIIPLVLFQWKRRGTEEATWELESCMRLEHPELF, encoded by the exons atggggaaggtttgcgacaggatgaggcgggtggttctgGGAGAGCTTAGGCTGCAG AAAAGAGGAGAAGATGGAGACTCTCAGTTTTTTAATAGAGGGGCGTTCTCGAAAATGGTGAAA GCGAAGGCTAGTGAATTGCTGAGTTTGAGGCAGGGTTCGATGTCAATCGATGAATACCAGCATAAGTTCTTTGAGATGTTTCCCTATTGTCCTCAGATTTCTTGCAGCACTGAGGCGaaatataatctgtttcttcagggtcTTAATCCGAAAATCCATGACCGTGTATCtgttggtgatgacatgacttacgagggatTGGTTAGTCAATATctccaggcggaggacagcattcacCGTAACAG ATCTGGGGGAGTGATGCATTTTGGAAGAAAGGGTCAGTGTAACTATTGTGGTAAGAATCATCCATCTGATAAGTGTCACAAAGCTGCAGAAGCATTTTTTGGATGCGTTGAGATTGACCATATGAAGAAAGATTGTCCACAGGCTGGGGAGCTAGTTCTGGATCTTAGGTCACCGTACAATAGAGACCACCAGGGCAATCTGCAAGAG TATGCATTGTCTAAGCGTCTATTGTTGGGTTTTACcttggagtttgagggtaatgttttGTCAGCGAATCTCATGGTATTAGCAATAGAGGACTTCaattgcattttgggaattgaCATGTTGACCACGTACCGAGCTTCAGTGGGTTGTTATCAAAAACTTGTACAGTTTCACCCGGTTGGTGGTGACaattggtttttctatggtgagacAGCAAGACCTCCGATGCTTTTGGTATCTGCTTTGAAAGCCTGTCGAGATCTGAAGTCTGGTGGGAAAgactacctcatctatgcgatTGATTTTTCCACTGAGAGTATTGGTATAGAGGATCTGccagttgtgaatgaattccctGATGTTTTTCTtcatgagattccgggtttttctcctgtaagggaagttgagtttggtATTGAGTTAATGCTAGGGACTTCGTCTATTTCGCGAGAACCGTATCatttggctccgtcagagatgcgtgagttgaagaatcagttgcaGGATCTCTTGGATAAaggatacattcgtccta GAGCTGTTAATCTCACCGCGGATTCTTTGAGTCATAAGGTGCGAGTATCTTCACTTCAGACTTGTCTTGTTTCTAGT attcgagatgctcagatgtccaACCCGAAAACTCAGCGATTGGCTCGATTATCCAAAGATGATAGTATGTCCAAATTTCACTATGAGGTTGAtggttttttgtgtttgtcaGGACGTATTGTG GCATTGTATGATCGGAGATGTCGCACTCCAttgttctgggaagaagtgggggagcgacaggttgaAGGACCAGAATTGGTTCAACGGGATGCTGATATAGTTGACCAGATCAGGAAGCGTTTTAGAACTGCACAGGATTGTCAGTCCAGTTATGAGAATACCAAACGTAGACCTTT gattttAAGATTTGGTCTCAAAAGAAAGCTATCTCCAAGGTTCATTGGCCCATTCGAGAttttggaaagtgttggagatctagTTTACATACAGGTTTTACCACCGTATTTGTCtagtatccacgatgtgttccatgtatcgTTGTTGAAACGATATGTGGCTGACGAGCCTCACATATTTCAGCCGTCTAAAGTACAGTTGGATACATATTTGACAGATATGGAAAGACCATTGCGAATCATGGGTCATAAGGACAAGGTATTGCATAACAAgatcattcctcttgttctattTCAGTggaagcgccgaggcactgaggaagccacttgggaactagaGAGCTGCATGCGTTTAGAGCATCCTGAATTATTCTGA